The Thermodesulfobacteriota bacterium DNA window ATACCCACCGTAAGCGCCCATGGTATGATGAAGAATGACATAGGGGCAAAATATATAGAAAAGAACGCAAAGGAAAGCATTCATCCGGCCAAACAGTTTTTCATAAATTCGTTCCATAAAAATAATTGCCAAGATGCTAAAAATAAGCATGCCGCTTCTGATCTGGACGAATCCGATGCCGAACAGTTTGAAGATAACGGCGCCTATATAGGATACCAGCGCACTGGCATAGTGAGCTTCCCAGCAGTAGATGGGGAATTCTTTTAAGTCCATGATGTTGATGGCCATGAGGCCGAATACCGCTTCATCATGAATCCCGATCCGGCCGGCCGGAGATAGCAGATAGATGACTCTGGTTATCAGAAAGGTCAACAACAAAACGATTAATATTATGCTCCGCTTAAAATTCATTTCGATTCTCTGGCAAACGAATTCGTATTGTGATGTTTAAGTTATCTCCGGGAAAACCCCTTGGAAACATATTTGATACGTTCTGACTGATGATGAAATGATTCAGGATCTGGAATAGAAAAATCGTTTAACCCGCTCAATAAAATCCGCTTTGACGGTTAAATAATCAGTTTCGGTTTTTTCGATTTCCCCCATCCAGTCAAAATCAGCGGTCAATGAGCTGCTTTGATGTTTGCGTTTTTCTAAAAGTTCCTCGACTGTGCACAGATATCGGGCCGGGACCCCAGCCCAAACCTGCCCTTCGGGTATATCCCTGTTAATCAAAGAACAAGCGCCTATAATCGCGCCCCTTCCGATACTGCTTCCTGGCAAAATAACGGTCCCAACACCAATATATGCTCTTTCACCGATAATCACTCGACCGACACGATTAGGCCCCTTGCCCAGGGCATTGGGTATTGATGAATCGTGTAGTTCAATAACCGTCCTTGCGGACAGAACGGCACCTCGGCCAATATCTAGCAAAAAAGCAAAGTCGTAATCAATCAAAACGTCCTTGCCGATAAATACCTGCTCCCCTACCGTTCCTCCGTGCCGGCGAATTTTATCCTCAACGGTCTCCAGTCGCAGCAGGACTTCATTGTATAGCCGGTTGATAATTTTGTGTATTATTTTCAATCCGTTATACTCTTATCATGAATATTTATTGGTCACTTAAAGTCTTTACAACCGCTTCCGCCACACGTTCTGGTGAAACCCGCGTCAAACAGGGCATACTGTTTCCACAAGCAAGAAACCAGCGGGTGTAATGACAGGGGCGACACTGAACCACATCTTCGACAATAATCGCATCTGATGCGTTATCCGTGGCATTTTTAATCTCACTGGTGGGACCGAAAACAGTGATTGTCGGAAGGCCCTGCGCTGAGGCCAGGTGGCGCAAGCCACTGTCATTTGAAAGAAACAGGTCGCAACACCCGATTAAAGCCGCTGCTACCCTGATACCATTCAAGCAAGGGAAAACAGAAGTTCGTGCCAGCCGGGCAGATTCAATTGATTGCTTTAAATCCGTTTCATCCGGACCCAAAAAAAACACTGCGGCCATGTCGGTGCGATCCAGAACAATACGAACGGTGGCGATGAAACGATCAAGCCCCCACCGCTTCCATGACTGCTCCGAACTTGATCCGGCATGAACGCCCAGTATTTTTGCCGTTTTCCCTCCGGTCAGATCATGCATCAACCGCCGGGCGGAGTTCTTTTCCTCGTCCTTCAGCATCAGACAAGGCCGCCCAGGCCCTTCGCCGCCCCCCACCAAACCGGCCAGTCTTATATTTCGCCTCAGTTCCGATAGGTTGGGGTCAACCGGTGCCGCATGAGTATAAAACATCGCCCGTCCCCGCCAGTCTTCGCCCACCCGTATCGAGGCATGGGAGAGCATCGTCATAACGCTTCCTCTAACCGGGTCGGCTCCGGCGGCCACCAATACCGCTGACGGGTGTATGGCAGCCAGCATCCGACCGGCCTTCAGGCACAAACGGAAAGACCGTAACCACCCCGGATCCAGAACCGAACATTCGTCCACGTTGGGATCTTCAGCCATCAGGTCGGCACAAATCTGTGATGCCGCGGCCAGATGCAAAAGCACATGCGGATGAGCATTTTTTATAGCTGATAAGGCCGGCAGCAGCAAAATATGATTACCAATGCCTCCGAAACCGACCACTACCAGGCGATCCATCTCCAATGGACGAACCGGCCCCAGGGCCAAGACCATTTTGTGGCCGATGCGGACAGCATTAAATACAGCGGTACCAATGGTCAGGCGGACCAGACGCCAGTATTCAACAAGCGACTGTCTGCCTGCCCGGTGTTTCCGATAATCAATCACCGGTAACGTCATTTCCGTGCCAATTGATCTAAATGATCAGCCAATGTCTTCACCAGACTTTTCAGGGTATACTGTTGAACAACTTCCGGATCAGTCTCTGTCAATACACGCCCGTCTTTGAGCCATTGATGAAAATAACGGCTGACAGCCGATTGAATGCCGGCCTGATCGTTAAAGTCCACTACTTCTCCGGCTCGGGTATCTCGGATCAGCCCTGCGGCCGCCCCCTCTGGAGGCACCAGCGCCAATATGGGTCGACCCGCTGCCAGGTAATCAAAAAGTTTGCTGGGGATCACCCCGCTGCCCCGTTCCCGACTGAGAAGCAGCAGGGCCATATCGGCCCGGGCCAATTGTTCAAGGGCTTTGACCCGGCTTAGAAAACCTGTAAATTCACATACCCTATAGTCATCGGGGACATCCAGATCAGCGATAGTATTAGCCCCCACAAAACAAATACGGATTTTTTCCCGTGGTATGTCGCCCTGGGAAATTAAACGGTTGACGGCTGCCAGCAAAGAATTGGGCCGGAAACTGTTGTAAAAAAGCCCGGTGAACACCAGACGGAAAACCGTTGACTGTTTGGAAGGCTGAGGCATGACAAACTCAGCCGCATCATAACCTGCCGGCAACCATAAAAACTTTTCGGTGTCGGTAACATGCTTTGCTAAAAAATCGCCGAAAGCCGGCGCCATCACCACCACCCTGTCGGCTTTACGGACAATGCCCTGTTCCAGATGATAATGCATACGGTAATGATGCCGGGTCGGCAGATTCAGGGCCGGGTCTTCCAGCCATTCATCCCGAAACTCAGCCACCCAAGGCAGACCGGTCCGGGATTTGACAAATTGAGCGATCAAATGGTTGGTTAACGGCCCCGAGGTGGAGTAAATAGCTTTTATTGGATACCGTTTTACCAGTTTCAAGGCCGTCAGACAGGCCAACGGCAGCCAGCCGACCTGACTATCCGGATGCAACAGGAATCTTCTGATGAAACGATCCATGACACGGCTGCGCAAGGGATTGAGCGCGGAATAAATCCAGGAGGATTTAAACATATGACTCCTGGTAATGACGACATCCTCCGGTAGCTCGCGGATCAGATCCGGGTCTCTGGCATAGTACCAGTCGGGATTCTTAACCGTATGAACAACCGGTATCCAACC harbors:
- a CDS encoding glycosyltransferase family 9 protein; the encoded protein is MTLPVIDYRKHRAGRQSLVEYWRLVRLTIGTAVFNAVRIGHKMVLALGPVRPLEMDRLVVVGFGGIGNHILLLPALSAIKNAHPHVLLHLAAASQICADLMAEDPNVDECSVLDPGWLRSFRLCLKAGRMLAAIHPSAVLVAAGADPVRGSVMTMLSHASIRVGEDWRGRAMFYTHAAPVDPNLSELRRNIRLAGLVGGGEGPGRPCLMLKDEEKNSARRLMHDLTGGKTAKILGVHAGSSSEQSWKRWGLDRFIATVRIVLDRTDMAAVFFLGPDETDLKQSIESARLARTSVFPCLNGIRVAAALIGCCDLFLSNDSGLRHLASAQGLPTITVFGPTSEIKNATDNASDAIIVEDVVQCRPCHYTRWFLACGNSMPCLTRVSPERVAEAVVKTLSDQ
- a CDS encoding glycosyltransferase encodes the protein MTPSDRSHHYILMIAYLFPPLGGSGAIRPLKLAKYLPDYGWIPVVHTVKNPDWYYARDPDLIRELPEDVVITRSHMFKSSWIYSALNPLRSRVMDRFIRRFLLHPDSQVGWLPLACLTALKLVKRYPIKAIYSTSGPLTNHLIAQFVKSRTGLPWVAEFRDEWLEDPALNLPTRHHYRMHYHLEQGIVRKADRVVVMAPAFGDFLAKHVTDTEKFLWLPAGYDAAEFVMPQPSKQSTVFRLVFTGLFYNSFRPNSLLAAVNRLISQGDIPREKIRICFVGANTIADLDVPDDYRVCEFTGFLSRVKALEQLARADMALLLLSRERGSGVIPSKLFDYLAAGRPILALVPPEGAAAGLIRDTRAGEVVDFNDQAGIQSAVSRYFHQWLKDGRVLTETDPEVVQQYTLKSLVKTLADHLDQLARK
- a CDS encoding acyltransferase, translating into MKIIHKIINRLYNEVLLRLETVEDKIRRHGGTVGEQVFIGKDVLIDYDFAFLLDIGRGAVLSARTVIELHDSSIPNALGKGPNRVGRVIIGERAYIGVGTVILPGSSIGRGAIIGACSLINRDIPEGQVWAGVPARYLCTVEELLEKRKHQSSSLTADFDWMGEIEKTETDYLTVKADFIERVKRFFYSRS